Proteins encoded in a region of the Dorea longicatena genome:
- a CDS encoding polysaccharide deacetylase family protein codes for MKSNIDCKSDITYKRRTRMKMAGILLIYILGIYFLLTKMVQLEDEAVVGVKKTHKELSENTHSSNEKAIQYVASNMIKEAPKIAITFDDGPSPAWTPKLLDGLKERNVKATFFLIGENAENTPELVKRESEEGHLVGNHTYHHVEITRVPDETAKEEILMTNEVITGITGEEVSYMRPPFGAWQKKLEWELDVMPVMWTIDPLDWTTNNEDEIVNKVVTQAKENDIILLHDCYESSVNAALRIVDILQKEGFEFVTVDELIMN; via the coding sequence ATGAAATCAAATATCGATTGCAAATCAGATATAACATACAAACGACGGACCAGGATGAAAATGGCGGGAATTTTGCTGATTTATATATTAGGCATCTATTTCCTTCTGACAAAGATGGTGCAGTTGGAAGATGAGGCTGTTGTGGGAGTGAAAAAAACTCATAAGGAATTGTCAGAAAATACCCATTCAAGTAATGAAAAGGCCATTCAGTATGTAGCATCGAATATGATAAAAGAGGCCCCTAAGATTGCAATCACATTTGACGACGGACCAAGCCCGGCATGGACACCGAAACTACTGGATGGATTAAAAGAGCGGAATGTAAAAGCAACATTTTTCCTGATCGGGGAAAATGCAGAAAATACGCCGGAACTTGTAAAGAGAGAATCGGAAGAAGGGCATCTGGTCGGCAATCATACGTATCACCATGTAGAAATCACACGTGTACCGGATGAGACGGCAAAAGAAGAAATTCTGATGACAAATGAAGTGATTACCGGGATCACAGGAGAAGAAGTCTCTTATATGCGACCACCGTTCGGAGCCTGGCAGAAGAAGCTGGAGTGGGAACTGGATGTTATGCCTGTGATGTGGACGATAGATCCTCTGGACTGGACAACGAATAATGAAGATGAAATTGTCAATAAAGTAGTGACGCAGGCAAAGGAAAATGATATCATTTTATTGCACGACTGTTATGAGTCCAGTGTGAATGCGGCACTGCGTATTGTAGATATCCTGCAGAAGGAAGGATTTGAATTTGTAACGGTTGATGAACTCATTATGAATTAG